A genome region from Maridesulfovibrio salexigens DSM 2638 includes the following:
- a CDS encoding helix-turn-helix domain-containing protein: MIVKKNMGVRKAAKQDLTPKKHQLHVDGNLIHFPSSLPKKQAQTCFVFVPLRDFGATIIDFIRQQKLLTHSERSVWRELALFAGYDGKCFPAQYKIATRAGIDERTVRKALSGLEQKGFVLKRKPERQRSCSYLLLFHSIFLNLPLGPVKEGGRAAQSGTKGLADQSIVPTIPKDPNRPRTTRTKSDGCCAPICSGELSQEIEDMIWSVAQVKDKPAKWAFAVRERFRRGNGDLEVLKKEAEESKLSSGYTYADWDKWLSELILRDGAEKFSSVITQFQGTHLMIRDVQIPIEYIHKYMETRR, encoded by the coding sequence GTGATCGTAAAAAAAAATATGGGAGTTAGAAAAGCCGCCAAGCAAGATCTAACTCCCAAGAAGCATCAACTACATGTTGATGGTAATTTAATCCACTTTCCTTCATCCCTACCCAAAAAGCAAGCGCAGACATGTTTTGTTTTTGTGCCATTAAGAGACTTTGGGGCAACGATAATTGACTTTATTCGCCAGCAGAAATTGCTGACGCATTCTGAAAGGTCTGTTTGGCGTGAGCTGGCTCTTTTTGCTGGATATGACGGCAAGTGTTTTCCTGCTCAATATAAAATTGCAACACGTGCTGGGATTGATGAGCGTACTGTTAGGAAAGCTCTTTCGGGTCTCGAGCAGAAAGGTTTTGTTTTGAAAAGGAAACCAGAAAGGCAACGAAGTTGTTCCTATTTATTATTATTTCATTCAATATTTTTGAACCTGCCGTTGGGGCCAGTTAAAGAGGGTGGTAGGGCCGCCCAAAGTGGAACAAAGGGCCTAGCAGACCAGTCTATTGTTCCTACTATACCAAAAGACCCAAACAGGCCTCGAACAACCAGAACAAAAAGTGATGGTTGTTGTGCTCCAATCTGTTCAGGTGAATTGTCTCAAGAAATAGAAGACATGATTTGGTCCGTTGCGCAGGTTAAAGATAAACCTGCAAAGTGGGCATTTGCCGTAAGGGAGAGGTTTAGAAGAGGGAATGGCGATCTTGAGGTTCTTAAGAAGGAAGCTGAGGAAAGCAAACTTAGTTCCGGATATACCTACGCTGATTGGGATAAGTGGCTGTCTGAGTTGATCCTTAGAGATGGAGCTGAAAAGTTTAGCTCAGTTATTACGCAATTTCAGGGAACTCACCTAATGATCAGAGATGTTCAGATACCAATCGAATATATACATAAGTATATGGAGACAAGGCGTTGA
- a CDS encoding helix-turn-helix transcriptional regulator, protein MSKLINTVEAALFLGLRPGTLEVWRCHGKGPRYSKIGRRVMYEVSDLRMFVESAKVETTDSYDNYGLQSVRGGC, encoded by the coding sequence ATGTCAAAACTAATTAATACGGTTGAAGCAGCTTTGTTTTTAGGACTCAGACCAGGAACATTAGAGGTCTGGCGGTGTCATGGGAAGGGGCCGCGCTATTCCAAAATAGGTCGGCGGGTTATGTATGAAGTTAGTGACTTACGGATGTTCGTCGAGTCTGCCAAAGTTGAAACTACCGACTCTTATGACAATTATGGGCTGCAGAGCGTAAGAGGAGGGTGTTAA
- a CDS encoding tyrosine-type recombinase/integrase, which yields MSKAKSSRKKLVNKNRWPGVYSYESQQKRYQGKPDVCYHVAYRIDGKLKWEKVGWKSEKYTPQIASDIRSDRLKKARHGEAVKTHKELREADLKANIRLDDIADEYFKVRGESSQGAKIDKGRYDNHVSPVIGSRPVRNLCQLDMERIKKKMDGMSAASIWGGLEITRRIINFGSKNGLCEQLGFTIQMPRRDNEVVEYLTSDQLKRFLKVLEEWPSRDVCRMLKIAMFTGMRRGEIFKLEDRDCDFQQSLIFLRAPKGGKSVSIPMNGVVTDLLLDQIQWKNETFPESEFVFPGKKGAMRVNCSAANRIKKKAILPREFRIFHGLRHHFAVTLANSGEFSLDMIGELLTHKDSSMTKRYGQFLPDTKKQASNRAAELLCG from the coding sequence ATGAGCAAAGCTAAATCGAGCCGAAAAAAATTAGTGAACAAGAATAGGTGGCCCGGTGTTTATTCTTATGAAAGCCAGCAAAAGCGTTATCAGGGAAAGCCGGACGTTTGCTACCACGTTGCTTATCGTATCGATGGCAAACTTAAGTGGGAGAAAGTAGGTTGGAAGTCTGAAAAATACACCCCACAGATTGCCTCGGATATTCGTTCTGATCGACTTAAGAAGGCTAGGCATGGTGAAGCCGTCAAAACGCACAAAGAGTTGCGCGAGGCAGATCTCAAGGCCAATATCAGATTGGATGATATTGCCGATGAATATTTCAAGGTGCGCGGTGAGTCTTCACAGGGGGCCAAAATAGACAAAGGTCGCTATGATAACCATGTTTCCCCAGTGATAGGTTCAAGGCCAGTTAGGAATTTATGCCAGCTTGATATGGAGCGTATCAAAAAGAAAATGGATGGCATGTCTGCTGCTTCTATATGGGGAGGTCTTGAGATCACCCGCCGTATAATCAATTTTGGTTCAAAGAACGGTCTGTGCGAACAGTTGGGATTTACTATCCAGATGCCCCGACGAGATAATGAAGTTGTCGAATATCTTACCTCGGATCAGTTGAAGCGTTTTCTTAAAGTGCTTGAAGAGTGGCCCTCTCGTGATGTGTGCCGAATGCTTAAAATTGCGATGTTCACTGGTATGCGGAGAGGTGAAATCTTTAAACTTGAAGATAGAGATTGTGATTTTCAGCAGTCGCTAATTTTCTTACGCGCTCCCAAGGGCGGAAAGAGTGTTTCGATTCCAATGAATGGCGTTGTTACGGATTTGTTGCTTGATCAAATTCAGTGGAAAAATGAGACTTTTCCTGAGTCTGAGTTTGTCTTTCCCGGCAAGAAAGGTGCGATGAGAGTAAATTGTTCAGCAGCTAATAGGATCAAGAAAAAGGCTATTCTTCCGAGAGAATTCCGAATTTTTCATGGATTGAGACACCATTTTGCCGTGACTCTGGCGAATTCTGGTGAATTTTCGCTTGATATGATTGGTGAATTGTTGACCCATAAAGATTCATCCATGACAAAGCGGTATGGGCAGTTTTTGCCAGATACTAAGAAGCAAGCCAGCAATCGAGCCGCTGAGTTGTTGTGTGGATAA
- a CDS encoding KAP P-loop domain-containing protein, giving the protein MTINEYKKQLKALVDADNAQVIVLKGEWGCGKTYFWNDFVENDFDEKEQERFVYVSLFGHRNFESLQNNILFQAFSRNEYIDKISGVLKNIKTSISGDAGEFGGFTIGTGILGNTLSLFKKNSLSGLTICIDDFERKSDELSYSEIMGFVSNLKERFGSTVILIMDEENLRDEGGWYSQYSEKVVDCEFKYNPSQEDIIDKLLNKVENKYKIGIQEAFGLYHRNNLRTVKKAVRNVSFVSQMIGPCNDWRSSYIAYNISLLTIVYCGLGYEGLSKLSYFELQNMNAEEEFSQSMVKEYAYAYGTRVSEHFAWHNFLWEFIHTSLLDLVKFESLLSERELEKEKEIKYRQVFDILDQYTFDLSKSAEEFIEELTSAINGVGYNIFEYTSFENINYLFSVFKEFSDDADTLFRQFKMDYIRDRVCEIDGVESARKFKYCETISSICASDIKVKEYYEAEFGNKINDLYTLSLFKERLKEVQSARSWGDFDDKYFDGVRVELLRKWFQEDPEFVKISIQFARSHSQSDAFVELREKITRAFVELKDELGEWRFNRITKLSNNSV; this is encoded by the coding sequence ATGACAATAAATGAATATAAAAAGCAACTTAAAGCCTTAGTTGATGCAGATAATGCTCAGGTGATTGTTCTGAAAGGTGAGTGGGGATGTGGGAAGACGTATTTTTGGAATGACTTTGTTGAAAATGATTTTGATGAAAAGGAACAAGAGCGATTTGTTTATGTCTCATTGTTTGGGCATAGAAATTTTGAGTCGTTGCAAAATAATATATTATTTCAAGCTTTTTCAAGAAATGAATATATAGATAAAATTTCTGGTGTTCTGAAAAATATTAAAACTAGCATTAGTGGCGATGCTGGTGAGTTTGGTGGATTTACTATTGGCACAGGTATTCTAGGTAATACTTTATCTCTGTTTAAAAAGAATAGTTTGTCTGGTTTAACCATTTGCATAGATGATTTTGAACGTAAGTCTGATGAATTGAGCTATTCTGAAATTATGGGTTTTGTGTCTAATTTGAAGGAAAGATTTGGCTCAACAGTAATACTTATTATGGACGAAGAAAATTTAAGGGATGAAGGAGGCTGGTACTCTCAATATAGTGAAAAAGTAGTAGATTGTGAGTTTAAGTATAATCCTTCGCAGGAAGATATTATTGATAAATTGTTAAATAAGGTTGAAAATAAATATAAAATAGGAATCCAAGAAGCATTTGGGCTATACCATAGAAATAATCTACGAACTGTAAAGAAAGCAGTTAGGAATGTTAGTTTTGTCTCACAAATGATCGGGCCATGTAATGATTGGCGTTCAAGTTATATAGCATACAATATTTCATTGTTAACGATTGTATACTGTGGCTTAGGATATGAAGGATTAAGTAAGTTGTCTTACTTTGAGCTTCAAAATATGAATGCAGAAGAAGAATTTAGTCAATCTATGGTAAAAGAATACGCTTATGCTTATGGAACTAGGGTTTCAGAGCATTTTGCGTGGCACAATTTTTTGTGGGAATTTATTCATACTTCTCTTTTAGATTTAGTTAAGTTTGAAAGCCTTCTAAGTGAGCGAGAGCTTGAGAAAGAAAAAGAAATTAAATATAGGCAAGTGTTCGATATATTGGATCAATATACATTTGATTTGTCTAAGTCGGCGGAAGAGTTTATTGAAGAATTGACTAGTGCCATAAACGGTGTTGGTTATAATATATTTGAGTATACATCCTTTGAAAATATTAATTATTTGTTTTCTGTGTTTAAAGAGTTTTCTGATGATGCAGATACGCTCTTTCGGCAATTTAAAATGGATTATATTAGGGATAGAGTTTGTGAGATAGATGGGGTGGAGTCAGCGAGGAAGTTTAAGTACTGTGAGACTATTAGTTCTATTTGTGCATCAGATATTAAGGTTAAGGAATATTATGAAGCAGAATTTGGTAATAAAATTAATGATCTTTATACACTTAGTTTATTTAAAGAGCGTTTAAAAGAGGTCCAAAGCGCGAGAAGTTGGGGAGACTTTGACGATAAATATTTTGATGGAGTGAGAGTTGAGTTACTGAGGAAATGGTTTCAAGAAGATCCTGAATTTGTTAAAATATCGATCCAGTTTGCAAGAAGTCACTCTCAATCTGATGCCTTTGTTGAGCTTCGTGAAAAAATAACCAGAGCTTTTGTTGAGCTTAAGGATGAGCTTGGGGAATGGAGATTTAATAGGATAACTAAATTATCGAATAATTCGGTTTAG
- a CDS encoding AI-2E family transporter — translation MINDNTPYTFDRVVRLLLIAGFIWVAITLLNTLSAVLVPFAVALTLAYLLNPLVNFVGRYIKNRTAAVLLTLLTLLVPLVKIFWMTVRTVGIEMKQTGVMLARMVNDSAVAQRAAEYIPEDLWHTIVDLAKQEDVRSFLTESGLTDMLKVSAQKALPGIWNIVSGSAHTLGMLAGLFVIFLYLVFLLTDYDKLGKWREQIPSRYRERVASFVDDFTNVTNRYFRTQALIALIIGCLFSLGFLIIKLPLAILLGMLIGLLNMVPYLQIAGLIPAFLLAAINALATGGNFWLALGGVGVVFAVVQVLQDAVLVPRLQGESMGLSPWMILLSLSIWGQLLGFLGLVMALPLTCMALALYRQWVMGQGE, via the coding sequence ATGATCAACGATAATACCCCTTATACTTTTGACCGCGTAGTGCGTTTGCTGCTTATTGCGGGATTCATTTGGGTTGCAATCACCCTGCTGAATACCTTGAGCGCGGTACTGGTTCCTTTTGCGGTAGCTTTGACTCTTGCTTACCTGCTGAACCCGCTGGTTAATTTTGTCGGTCGATATATTAAGAACCGTACAGCTGCTGTATTGCTTACCCTTCTGACCTTACTGGTTCCGCTGGTCAAGATTTTTTGGATGACGGTGCGTACTGTCGGGATTGAAATGAAACAAACCGGGGTAATGCTGGCAAGAATGGTCAATGATTCTGCTGTAGCGCAAAGGGCGGCTGAATATATTCCAGAGGACCTCTGGCATACAATAGTAGATCTGGCTAAGCAGGAAGATGTGCGGTCGTTTCTTACAGAGTCAGGCCTTACGGATATGCTCAAGGTCTCGGCCCAGAAAGCCTTGCCCGGAATTTGGAATATTGTAAGCGGGTCGGCGCACACTCTTGGTATGCTGGCCGGATTGTTTGTGATCTTTCTTTATCTTGTGTTCCTGCTTACTGATTACGATAAGCTCGGCAAATGGAGGGAGCAGATTCCTTCCAGATACCGCGAGCGGGTAGCATCCTTCGTAGATGATTTCACCAACGTCACCAACCGTTATTTTCGCACGCAAGCTCTAATTGCACTGATCATCGGTTGCTTGTTCTCGCTGGGATTCTTGATCATTAAATTACCGCTGGCGATCCTTCTCGGAATGCTTATCGGACTGCTGAATATGGTTCCGTATCTTCAGATAGCCGGATTAATCCCGGCCTTCCTGCTGGCGGCAATTAATGCACTGGCAACTGGAGGTAATTTCTGGCTGGCTTTGGGCGGGGTAGGCGTAGTCTTTGCTGTCGTTCAGGTGCTACAGGACGCAGTGCTTGTCCCGCGTTTGCAAGGTGAAAGCATGGGATTGTCCCCTTGGATGATCCTATTGTCGCTCTCCATCTGGGGACAGTTGCTCGGCTTCCTCGGGCTGGTAATGGCCCTGCCGCTGACCTGTATGGCTCTTGCTCTTTATCGCCAATGGGTGATGGGGCAGGGGGAATGA